A single region of the Cronobacter condimenti 1330 genome encodes:
- the yoaE gene encoding CNNM family cation transport protein YoaE, whose product MEFLMDPSIWAGLLTLVVLEIVLGIDNLVFIAILADKLPPKQRDKARLIGLSLALVMRLGLLSLISWMVTLTRPLFSLWDLSFSGRDLIMLFGGLFLLFKATTELHERLENRQLNDSHGKGYASFWVVVLQIVVLDAVFSLDAVITAVGMVNHLPVMMAAVVIAMGVMLLASKPLTNFVNAHPTVVVLCLSFLLMIGLSLVAEGFGFHIPKGYLYAAIGFSIIIEFFNQIARRNFLKHQSRLPLRARTAEAILRLMGNRRRPAPVNETEHHAVVPVHDEAFAEEERYMINGVLTLASRSLRSIMTPRGEISWVDANRSVDEIREQLLSSPHSLFPVCRGELDEIIGVVRAKELLVALEEGVDVAAIASATPVIVVPETLDPINLLGVLRRARGSFVIVNNEFGVVQGLVTPLDVLEAIAGEFPDADETPEIINDGDGWLVKGSTDLHALQQTLDLASLVNDDEDIATVAGLVIAINGQIPRVGDELAMPPLRITIVEANDYRIDLVRVVKDRPLHDEEE is encoded by the coding sequence ATGGAATTCTTAATGGACCCCTCTATCTGGGCGGGCTTATTAACGCTGGTGGTGCTTGAGATTGTTCTTGGCATCGACAACCTGGTGTTTATCGCTATTCTCGCGGACAAATTGCCGCCGAAGCAGCGTGACAAAGCGCGTTTAATTGGTTTATCCCTGGCGCTGGTGATGCGTCTGGGTCTGCTGTCGTTGATCTCCTGGATGGTGACGCTCACCCGTCCGTTGTTCAGCCTCTGGGACCTGAGCTTCTCTGGCCGTGATTTGATCATGCTTTTCGGTGGTCTGTTCCTGCTCTTTAAGGCAACCACAGAGCTGCATGAGCGCCTGGAAAACCGTCAGCTTAATGACAGCCACGGCAAGGGGTATGCCAGCTTCTGGGTTGTTGTGTTGCAGATTGTGGTTCTGGATGCCGTCTTCTCTCTGGACGCGGTTATCACCGCCGTCGGTATGGTGAATCACCTGCCGGTAATGATGGCAGCCGTTGTCATTGCGATGGGCGTGATGCTGCTTGCCTCGAAGCCTCTGACCAATTTCGTCAACGCGCATCCGACGGTCGTGGTGCTCTGCCTGAGCTTCCTGCTGATGATTGGTCTGAGCCTGGTAGCGGAAGGCTTCGGGTTCCATATTCCGAAAGGCTACCTCTACGCGGCGATCGGTTTCTCTATCATCATTGAGTTCTTCAATCAGATTGCGCGTCGTAACTTCCTCAAACACCAGTCGCGACTGCCGCTGCGTGCGCGTACCGCAGAAGCTATCCTGCGTCTGATGGGCAATCGCCGTCGTCCGGCGCCGGTAAATGAAACCGAACACCATGCCGTGGTGCCGGTCCATGACGAAGCGTTCGCCGAAGAAGAGCGTTATATGATTAACGGCGTACTGACGCTGGCCTCCCGTTCGCTGCGCAGCATCATGACCCCGCGCGGTGAAATCAGCTGGGTGGATGCCAACCGCAGCGTTGATGAAATCCGCGAGCAATTGCTGTCGTCACCGCACAGCCTGTTCCCGGTGTGTCGCGGCGAGCTGGATGAAATCATCGGCGTGGTTCGCGCAAAAGAATTGCTGGTTGCGCTGGAAGAGGGCGTTGACGTCGCGGCCATCGCTTCGGCTACACCGGTCATCGTTGTGCCGGAAACGCTGGATCCTATCAACCTGCTTGGCGTGTTGCGTCGCGCAAGAGGCAGCTTTGTTATCGTCAACAACGAGTTTGGCGTGGTGCAGGGCCTGGTGACGCCGCTCGACGTGCTGGAAGCTATCGCCGGTGAATTCCCCGATGCAGACGAAACGCCGGAAATCATTAATGATGGCGACGGCTGGCTGGTCAAAGGCTCCACCGATCTTCACGCGCTCCAGCAGACGCTGGATCTGGCTTCGTTAGTGAATGACGATGAGGATATCGCGACGGTCGCGGGTCTGGTCATTGCCATCAACGGGCAGATCCCGCGCGTGGGTGATGAATTGGCCATGCCGCCGCTGCGTATCACTATTGTCGAAGCGAACGACTACCGAATCGATCTGGTACGCGTCGTGAAAGACAGGCCGCTGCACGACGAAGAAGAGTAA
- a CDS encoding DUF986 family protein, with product MTLTDGVLVAFIIALLGWAIYDQWGLERRHGKTRLRVPLLRRGRADSLIFTGLTAILIWQNITTHGAPLTTWLLCTLGLLVIYLFWIREPQIRFKGEGFFFGGSWVKYSHIKAMNLSEDGVLVMQLTHRRLLIRVKNIDDLEKISHFMINNQ from the coding sequence ATGACGCTGACTGACGGAGTTCTGGTCGCTTTTATTATCGCGCTGCTGGGCTGGGCAATTTACGATCAATGGGGGCTTGAGCGCCGACATGGTAAAACGCGGCTGCGCGTGCCGCTGCTTCGGCGAGGGCGCGCCGATAGCCTGATTTTCACAGGCCTTACCGCCATTCTCATCTGGCAAAACATCACTACGCATGGCGCCCCGCTCACGACATGGTTATTGTGCACACTTGGATTGCTAGTCATTTATCTTTTCTGGATTAGAGAGCCACAAATACGTTTTAAGGGTGAAGGGTTTTTCTTTGGCGGCAGTTGGGTGAAATATAGCCACATCAAGGCTATGAATTTATCCGAGGACGGCGTGTTAGTGATGCAATTAACTCATCGCCGGCTACTGATTCGTGTTAAAAATATCGACGACCTT
- the manX gene encoding PTS mannose transporter subunit IIAB, whose protein sequence is MTIAIVIGTHGWAAEQLLKTAEMLLGEQENVGWIDFVPGENAETLIEKYNAQLEKLDTSKGVVFLVDTWGGSPFNAASRIVVDKPNYEVVAGVNIPMLVETFMARDDDPSFDELVALAVETGREGVKALKAKPVEKAAPAAPAPKAAAAAKPMGPNDYMKIGLARIDDRLIHGQVATRWTKETNVSRIIVVSDEVAADNVRKTLLTQVAPPGVTAHVVDVAKMIRVYNNPKYAGERVMLLFTNPTDVERIVEGGVKITSVNIGGMAYRQGKTQVNNAVSVDEKDIEAFKKLNARGIELEVRKVSNDPRLKMMDLISKVSH, encoded by the coding sequence GTGACCATTGCTATTGTCATAGGCACGCATGGCTGGGCGGCTGAACAACTGCTGAAAACAGCGGAAATGCTGTTGGGCGAGCAGGAAAACGTTGGCTGGATCGATTTCGTGCCCGGCGAAAATGCGGAAACCTTGATCGAAAAATATAACGCACAGCTCGAAAAACTGGATACCAGTAAAGGCGTGGTCTTTCTGGTCGATACCTGGGGCGGTAGCCCGTTTAACGCGGCAAGCCGCATTGTCGTGGACAAGCCGAACTATGAAGTGGTCGCCGGGGTGAATATCCCGATGCTCGTCGAAACCTTCATGGCGCGCGACGACGATCCCTCTTTCGATGAACTGGTCGCACTCGCCGTTGAGACTGGCCGTGAAGGCGTGAAGGCGCTGAAAGCCAAACCTGTCGAGAAAGCCGCACCGGCAGCCCCTGCCCCGAAAGCAGCGGCCGCGGCAAAACCCATGGGCCCAAATGATTACATGAAAATAGGCCTCGCCCGTATCGACGATCGTCTGATACACGGCCAGGTCGCGACCCGCTGGACGAAAGAGACCAACGTTTCGCGCATCATTGTCGTGAGCGACGAAGTCGCCGCCGACAACGTGCGTAAAACCTTGCTCACTCAGGTTGCCCCGCCCGGGGTCACCGCGCACGTCGTGGATGTGGCCAAAATGATCCGCGTTTATAACAACCCGAAATACGCCGGTGAGCGTGTGATGCTTCTGTTCACGAACCCCACCGATGTGGAGCGCATCGTGGAAGGCGGCGTCAAAATCACCTCTGTTAATATCGGTGGGATGGCCTACCGTCAGGGTAAAACGCAGGTCAATAACGCCGTGTCCGTCGATGAGAAGGATATTGAAGCCTTTAAGAAACTTAACGCGCGCGGCATTGAGCTGGAAGTGCGGAAAGTTTCCAACGATCCCCGACTGAAAATGATGGATTTAATCAGCAAAGTGTCTCACTAA
- a CDS encoding PTS mannose/fructose/sorbose transporter subunit IIC, protein MEITTLQIVLVFIVACIAGMESVLDEFQFHRPLVACTLVGAVLGDMKTGIIIGGTLEMIALGWMNIGAAVAPDAALASIISAILVIAGHQSIGAGIALAIPLAAAGQVLTIIVRTITVGFQHAADKAALNGNLTALSWIHVSSLFLQAMRIAIPAVIVAISVGTSEVQSMLNAIPEVVTGGLNIAGGMIVVVGYAMVINMMRAGYLMPFFYLGFVTAAFTDFNLVALGVIGAVMAVLYIQLSPKYNRSAGAPAQTAGANDLDNELD, encoded by the coding sequence ATGGAGATTACCACTCTTCAGATTGTGCTGGTGTTCATCGTCGCCTGTATCGCCGGTATGGAATCGGTGCTTGATGAATTTCAGTTTCACCGTCCGCTGGTGGCCTGTACGCTGGTCGGGGCCGTGCTGGGCGATATGAAAACCGGCATTATCATCGGCGGTACGCTTGAGATGATTGCCCTTGGCTGGATGAACATCGGGGCCGCCGTCGCACCGGATGCCGCCCTCGCGTCGATCATTTCCGCCATTCTGGTTATTGCCGGCCATCAAAGCATCGGTGCCGGTATCGCGCTCGCAATTCCACTGGCGGCCGCGGGCCAGGTCCTCACCATCATCGTGCGTACCATCACTGTGGGCTTTCAACATGCTGCGGATAAAGCGGCGCTCAATGGCAATCTCACGGCGCTCTCCTGGATCCACGTATCGTCGTTGTTCCTCCAGGCCATGCGTATCGCTATTCCGGCAGTTATCGTGGCGATTTCTGTTGGTACCAGTGAAGTACAGAGCATGCTGAATGCGATTCCAGAAGTCGTCACTGGCGGCCTTAACATCGCAGGCGGCATGATCGTGGTCGTCGGTTACGCGATGGTCATCAATATGATGCGCGCGGGTTACCTGATGCCGTTCTTCTACCTCGGCTTCGTCACTGCCGCGTTTACTGATTTCAACCTCGTGGCGCTGGGCGTCATCGGCGCTGTTATGGCGGTGCTCTATATCCAGCTGAGCCCGAAATATAACCGCTCCGCAGGGGCACCCGCGCAGACCGCTGGCGCGAACGATCTTGATAACGAACTGGATTAA
- a CDS encoding PTS mannose transporter subunit IID, which translates to MVDMTKTTGEKKLTPGDVRAVFIRSNLFQGSWNFERMQALGFCFSMIPAIRRLYPENNEARRQAIKRHLEFFNTHPYVAAPVLGVTLAMEEQRANGAEIDDGAINGLKVGLMGPLAGVGDPIFWGTVRPVFAALGAGIAMSGSLLGPLLFFVLFNLVRLATRYYGVAYGYRKGVDIVKDMGGGFLQKLTEGASILGLFVMGALVNKWTHVNIPLVVSRITDQNGAEKVTTVQTILDQLMPGLVPLLLTFACMWLLRKKVNPLWIIVGFFVIGIAGYAIGLLGQ; encoded by the coding sequence ATGGTTGATATGACTAAAACAACTGGTGAGAAAAAACTAACCCCGGGCGACGTGCGCGCCGTGTTTATCCGCTCTAACCTCTTCCAGGGATCGTGGAACTTTGAACGTATGCAGGCGCTTGGCTTCTGCTTCTCAATGATCCCGGCGATTCGCCGCCTTTATCCGGAAAATAACGAGGCGCGTCGTCAGGCCATCAAACGTCATCTGGAGTTCTTTAACACCCACCCCTACGTTGCGGCACCGGTGCTCGGCGTAACGCTTGCGATGGAAGAACAGCGTGCCAACGGCGCGGAAATCGACGACGGCGCAATTAACGGGCTCAAAGTCGGGTTGATGGGGCCGCTTGCAGGCGTCGGCGACCCGATCTTCTGGGGAACGGTACGCCCGGTATTTGCAGCACTCGGGGCAGGGATCGCCATGAGCGGCAGCCTGCTCGGCCCGCTGCTGTTCTTCGTGCTCTTTAACCTGGTACGCCTCGCAACTCGTTATTACGGGGTGGCATATGGTTACCGTAAAGGCGTCGATATTGTGAAAGATATGGGCGGCGGCTTCCTGCAAAAACTGACCGAGGGGGCGTCAATTCTCGGCCTGTTTGTTATGGGCGCGCTGGTGAATAAGTGGACGCACGTGAATATTCCGCTGGTGGTATCACGCATTACTGACCAGAATGGCGCGGAAAAAGTCACGACCGTCCAGACCATTCTTGACCAATTGATGCCAGGCCTGGTACCGCTGCTGCTCACTTTCGCCTGTATGTGGCTGCTGCGCAAAAAAGTGAACCCCCTCTGGATAATTGTTGGGTTCTTCGTGATTGGTATCGCCGGTTACGCCATCGGCCTGCTGGGTCAGTAA